One genomic segment of Brassica napus cultivar Da-Ae chromosome A3, Da-Ae, whole genome shotgun sequence includes these proteins:
- the LOC106438452 gene encoding putative glucose-6-phosphate 1-epimerase, with product MELSGVSDEKRPTVDLVKDKNGTDQVLLKNPKGASVKISLHGGQVLSWKSDKGDELLFTSAKGNSKPPHPVRGGIPICFPQFGTRGSLEQHGFARNKMWLVEENPPDLPSFDSTDKAYVDLVLKPSDEDTTRIWPHSFEFHLRVSLALDGNLTLISISRVRNINSKPFSFSIAYHTYFSISDISEVRVEGLETLDYLDNLFDKERFTEQGDALTFESEIDRVYLNSRDVVAVFDHERKRTFLIKKEGLPDVVVWNPWDKKARALTDLGDEEYKHMLCVDGAAIEKPINLKPGEEWTGKLNLSLVLST from the exons ATGGAACTATCTGGAGTCAGTGATGAGAAGAGACCCACCGTTGACTTGGTCAAGGATAAAAATGGAACCGATCAGGTTCTTCTCAAGAATCCTAAAGGCGCTTCTGTGAAG ATAAGTTTACATGGAGGACAAGTTCTTTCTTGGAAGTCTGACAAGGGTGATGAATTGTTATTCACCAGCGCCAAG GGTAACTCGAAGCCTCCCCATCCGGTACGTGGAGGAATCCCTATATGCTTTCCTCAG TTTGGCACTCGAGGGTCGCTTGAGCAACACGGTTTTGCAAGAAACAAGATGTGGCTTGTGGAAGAGAATCCACCTGATTTACCTTCATTCGACTCAACTGACAAAGCGTATGTCGACTTGGTACTTAAACCCTCTGATGAAGACACAACAAGGATCTGGCCTCACAG CTTTGAGTTTCACTTAAGAGTTTCATTGGCACTAGATGGAAACCTAACATTGATATC GATATCTCGAGTCAGAAACATCAACTCAAAGCCTTTTAGCTTTTCCATTGCTTACCACACTTACTTCTCCATTTCCGATATCAG TGAAGTTAGAGTTGAAGGACTGGAAACTCTTGACTATCTTGATAACTTGTTTGATAAAGAGCGGTTTACTGAGCAAGGCGATGCACTAACCTTTGAGTCCGAGATCGATAGAGTGTACTTGAACTCTAGAGACGTGGTTGCCGTTTTCGACCATGAGAGAAAACGTACATTCCTCATCAAGAAAGAAGGTCTACCAGATGTTG TGGTGTGGAATCCATGGGACAAGAAAGCTAGAGCATTGACAGATTTGGGAGATGAAGAGTATAAACATATGTTGTGTGTTGATGGAGCAGCTATTGAGAAACCAATCAACTTGAAACCGGGTGAAGAATGGACCGGGAAATTAAATCTCTCGCTTGTCCTCTCCACCTGA
- the LOC106438450 gene encoding probable inactive receptor kinase At4g23740 translates to MEAWRLSLWTLFSLYLIISGAKADPSQDKRALLEFLTITRPTRSLNWNETTPLCKNWTGVTCNHNESRIIALRLPAIGLNGQIPPNTISRLSALRVLSLRSNRLSGPFPVGLAGLKDLAFLYLEDNDFSGPLPLDFFVWKKLVSLNLSNNRFNGTVPVSLSGLKRLQSLNLANNSLSGVVPDELNGLSSLKEIDLSNNNLHGPLPSWLLRFPPSSYQGIGDDVTHFQPPPEPPTRKKPKGVTKTVFLLIVISVSILLLAVLAFVFALCYLRRKVTIVKDHKLQKKGGMSPEKFDSRMEEANNRLSFFEGCSYSFDLEDLLRASAEILGKGTFGTTYKAVLEDATSVAVKRLKDVAAGKRDFEQQMEIIGGIKHENVVELKAYYYSKDEKLMVYDYFSSGSVASLLHGNRGDNRVPLDWETRMKIAIGAAKGIVRIHKENNGKLVHGNIKSSNIFLNSERYGCVSDLGLTAVMSALAPPISRQAGYRAPEVTDTRKSSQLSDVYSFGVVLLELLTGKSPIHTTAGDEIIHLVRWVHSVVREEWTAEVFDVELLRYTNIEEEMVEMLQIAMSCVVKAPDQRPKMSDLVRLVESVGNRRASLETKPEKEASETSTPSET, encoded by the exons ATGGAAGCGTGGAGGCTTTCTCTATGGACTCTCTTCTCTCTGTATCTAATCATCTCAGGAGCAAAAGCAGATCCTTCACAAGACAAACGCGCGTTACTCGAGTTTCTAACCATCACGCGCCCAACACGCTCACTCAACTGGAACGAGACCACTCCCCTCTGCAAAAACTGGACAGGAGTCACTTGCAACCACAACGAATCTCGAATCATAGCCCTTAGATTGCCAGCGATCGGACTCAACGGTCAGATTCCTCCCAACACCATAAGCAGACTCTCCGCCCTCAGAGTCCTCAGCCTCAGGTCCAACAGACTCTCAGGCCCATTCCCTGTGGGTCTCGCTGGGCTTAAAGACTTGGCCTTTCTTTACCTCGAGGACAACGACTTCTCAGGCCCGTTGCCTTTAGACTTCTTTGTTTGGAAGAAGCTCGTTAGTTTAAATCTCTCGAATAACAGATTCAATGGAACAGTTCCTGTCTCTCTCTCTGGTCTGAAACGGTTACAGTCGTTGAACCTCGCTAACAATTCTCTCTCCGGTGTGGTTCCTGATGAGCTAAATGGGCTCTCGAGTTTGAAAGAGATTGATCTGTCTAACAACAACCTCCACGGACCGTTACCGAGCTGGCTGCTAAGGTTCCCACCGTCTTCTTACCAAGGGATTGGTGATGACGTCACTCACTTTCAACCACCTCCTGAACCACCGACTCGAAAGAAGCCTAAAGGAGTGACGAAGACGGTCTTCCTCCTCATCGTTATCTCTGTTTCGATTTTACTTCTCGCGGTTTTAGCGTTTGTGTTTGCGCTTTGTTACTTGAGGCGCAAGGTAACGATTGTTAAGGACCATAAGCTGCAGAAGAAAGGAGGTATGTCTCCGGAGAAGTTTGATTCGAGGATGGAGGAGGCTAACAACAGGTTGTCTTTCTTCGAAGGATGCAGCTACTCGTTCGATCTCGAGGATCTCTTGAGAGCTTCCGCTGAGATTCTTGGTAAAGGCACGTTTGGGACGACGTACAAAGCGGTTCTTGAGGATGCGACTTCCGTCGCTGTGAAACGGCTTAAAGACGTTGCGGCTGGGAAACGCGATTTCGAGCAGCAGATGGAGATCATTGGAGGGATTAAGCACGAGAATGTCGTGGAGCTTAAGGCTTATTATTACTCCAAAGACGAGAAGCTTATGGTTTATGATTACTTCAGCAGTGGAAGTGTGGCTTCTTTGCTTCACG GTAACCGAGGAGATAACCGGGTTCCGTTGGATTGGGAAACGAGGATGAAGATTGCGATTGGTGCGGCTAAAGGGATCGTTAGGATCCACAAAGAGAACAATGGAAAGCTCGTACATGGGAACATCAAGTCTTCCAACATATTCTTGAACTCAGAGCGTTACGGATGCGTGTCTGATCTTGGTTTAACAGCTGTGATGAGCGCCTTGGCTCCACCCATCTCTAGGCAAGCTGGTTACCGTGCGCCGGAAGTAACAGACACAAGGAAGTCTTCTCAACTCTCAGAtgtttatagttttggtgttGTATTGCTCGAGCTACTCACCGGAAAATCCCCCATTCACACTACCGCAG GAGATGAGATTATACATTTGGTTCGATGGGTACATTCGGTAGTGAGAGAGGAGTGGACTGCGGAGGTTTTTGACGTGGAGCTTTTGAGGTATACAAACATAGAGGAAGAGATGGTTGAGATGTTGCAGATTGCTATGTCCTGTGTTGTCAAAGCACCTGACCAGAGACCCAAGATGTCTGATTTGGTTAGACTTGTGGAGAGTGTCGGAAACCGACGAGCCAGTCTTGAGACTAAACCAGAAAAGGAGGCCTCCGAGACTTCCACGCCGAGTGAAACTTGA